GCGCCGCGGTCGACGCGGATGGCGAAGTGTCCCGAGAGGAGGATCCACAGCTCGTCGATGCGCTCGCCCTTCGGCGCGACGACCGCTCCTTGCTCGTGTTCGGCCAACTCGCCGTGCGCCACGAGCCAGTCCAGCTCCGCGGGCGGGATCGCCGCGAGCTTGGACAGCGCCGCCAGGCGTTCTACCAGCGCGGCGTCGCTCATACGGTCCTCAGGTACCGGTGGATCATGCCGATGGCCGCCGAGCCCTCACCCACCGCCAGCGCGACGCGCTTGCCAGACCCGCGGCGCGCGTCGCCGGCGGCGAAGATGCCCGGCACGCTGGTTTCGAGCGGGAACGGGTCGCGATCCGCCGTCCAGCCGCCGGGCCGCTTGCCGTCCACGATCGCGTCGCGCCCGGTGAAGATGAAGCCCTCCGAGTCCCGCGCGACCAGATCCGCCAGGATGTCCGTGCGCGGCGCCGTGCCGATGAAGACGAAAACCGCGTCGGCCCGCGCCTCGCGCGTAGCGCCCGAGCTCGCGTCGGCCAGCGTGATGGCCTCCAGGCGTTCCTCGCCGCGCACGCCGGCGACGACGGTTTCGGTCATGATTTCGATGTTGGGCGTCTCCTCGATCCGGTCCACCAGGTATTGCGACATGCCGTGCAGATCGGTGCCGCGCACGACCATGGTGACCTTGCGCGCGTAGCGCGAGAAGAAGATGGCCCCCTGCGCCGCGGAGTTGGCGCCCCCCACGACGAAGACGTCGCGCCCCCCGTACAGCGCACCCTCGGTCGGCGCCGCGCCGTAATAGACGCCGGCGCCAATCAGCCCCGCGACGCCGGGCACGTCCAGGTGGCGGACCTCCATGCCGGCGGCGTACAGCACGGCGTAGCAGCTCAGCTCCGCGCCGTCGGAGAGCCGGACGGTGCGGTACGGGTCTTCCCGCTCGACCGCGACGACCTCCTGCGCCGCGAGGATCTCGGCGCCGAAGCGCTTCGCCTGCGTGACGGCCCGGCGCGCCAGGTCGCCCCCGCTGACGCCGCCCGGAAAGCCCAGGTAGTTCTCGATCCGCGAGCTCGTGCCGGCCTGGCCGCCCGGGGCGTCCCGCTCCACGAGCACCGTGCGCAGCCCTTCGGAGGCGGCGTAGACCGCGCCGGCGAGCCCCGCCGGGCCGCCGCCCACGATCACCAGGTCGTAGAACT
This portion of the Gemmatimonadota bacterium genome encodes:
- a CDS encoding FAD-dependent oxidoreductase — translated: MGKPVILAVDDEPEVLNSIERDLRQRYSDDYRVMKASSGGQALEAVREAKQRGMTVALLVVDQRMPGMTGTQFLVEALKLYPDARRVLLTAYADTDTAIAAINEIHLDHYLLKPWEPPSERLYPVLDDLLSDWWARARPEYEGIRVAGSTLSPTCYAVRDFLSGNQIPYRWLDVDTDAAARELVAAASAGTPHLPVVFLPNGSVLVQPEARELAEAIGMQTRADKQFYDLVIVGGGPAGLAGAVYAASEGLRTVLVERDAPGGQAGTSSRIENYLGFPGGVSGGDLARRAVTQAKRFGAEILAAQEVVAVEREDPYRTVRLSDGAELSCYAVLYAAGMEVRHLDVPGVAGLIGAGVYYGAAPTEGALYGGRDVFVVGGANSAAQGAIFFSRYARKVTMVVRGTDLHGMSQYLVDRIEETPNIEIMTETVVAGVRGEERLEAITLADASSGATREARADAVFVFIGTAPRTDILADLVARDSEGFIFTGRDAIVDGKRPGGWTADRDPFPLETSVPGIFAAGDARRGSGKRVALAVGEGSAAIGMIHRYLRTV